A stretch of the Thiomicrorhabdus xiamenensis genome encodes the following:
- a CDS encoding PAS domain-containing hybrid sensor histidine kinase/response regulator, with amino-acid sequence MKLISMATLKIGLALLTLSLLTVVAVYSIDRSFFHKNAVDTSYQQALHEIQYNESHFNEVLRDTADTLIAIEENSIFVNYLKNKGSKTALTDLLHGFARAHERIKQLQVIDQNGHEQIRITRNTRDSAPYLVESYKLSNLAERDYFIRARQDPYSMLHFSKLGSSRQNPNVQQNGEITATVRATLSSYDEDGFHGIVTVELFVQDLLKNLVTSPFLYNAILLDAQSYPICHYEKENNWGAYQNPPINLASEYQLTINQLAKVPVIEQNNQLAVRLNLPLEENLSLIVRIKPEYLQQLNKDHNRSYLVSSLVALALFILGAIIIFRLIKRQNRQLQHLNQQVLLASESARIGFWEFSPAEQTFRFDKTLLKLWPFLKNKSLYSLDEIKLLPAPLAENLQQIHQEINNRPLPFKGHFEIEIPWKKRHKNWRLQYKCMLDKTRQVICTGSCYEITEFKDYESQLLSQERRWKTALLGSGDSYWEWDIKTDRLYFSDRLCAILGYKENCHLPDMQQWLKLIHQEDLAKSRKLLGELFQGQRNAYQNEIRVLDKNNQYRWLLDRGVVLNYDQSGKPEKMIGTHSDITERKTHELTAQRLTHEKQTLFNTIDSILITCDRDGIITHFNRTAELQLFYFSDKVVGKLSLLMLLNPIDFIRHAQKMHIDIPEKTLPLSFQSLYKIIEHQPVRAFTTQLRTRNNSTIPVMLSLFTKLDENREPNGLVLNATDLRPQKQLQERHDEFENKYYNLFEQSLDGILLIDAKTLKLMEFNQTSCKLLGFSPGELAELSLKDIDTEDATGSILKQIKKLEHRDVVSFESVLVNRSGQAKDVLIKIRKIHGQNRDLLYAILHDISDFKQIQNRLEEQSSRLIQAQSLGKLGSWTYNFISKKLNWSLEMFTIFEKNPLTFEPVFEDLIQDIHPDDRQRVHNAFLHAKEENSLFQVEYRVQMSDGRIKYVLERATFSSDENGETILAQGTVHDISETKQLQEELIQAKVSAENANRAKSFFLANMSHEIRTPLNGIIGINELLGKTPLNETQQEYLEKSTRTSKALMNIINDILDYSKIEAGKISFESTQFNLGELLSNLADLFSIEAEHKGIELIFLIDPEIPNQLIGDPLRISQVLNNLVGNALKFTSSGEIIISMRKLHSHNNQVEFETLVTDTGIGISPEHRHRLFKPFSQAESSNTRKYGGTGLGLIISKQLVEQMRGRIWLDEDYQNGSRFGFTLKLGFKKSNEHIAPATDSGAPFRVLALIGRHDEAENLRQTLNLAQMQTDLCTNLPECQKKVQQRTYNAVILELQGKSLQRIEEVFPLDSLHCPIYLLGKQGRQEGLRKELKVRKPPMTRLVLKPVIAHKMLEILLHPEEIKNDYEDSEHPLHFSGNVLLVEDNEINLFVATDFLKDLGLEVEQARNGQEAVEIASQKTFDLILMDLQMPVMDGFQAAVKIRERDSQTPIVALSAAVMEEDIDLCRESGINQHLSKPITLSKLESTLDEYLPRRGVENEQQERHNNPLNSEEKAPLINFTELQERYQKTEKIDYLLGEFLQSYQDFIENNRNYDSGSATFDREIHTLKGVSSVVCLDRLFESTKAFYQAKTITDKQNLRPELESVLQETLQAITSALPSKSP; translated from the coding sequence ATGAAACTAATCTCAATGGCAACGCTGAAAATAGGCTTGGCACTGCTGACTCTGAGTTTGCTGACGGTGGTAGCCGTATACAGCATTGATCGTTCTTTTTTCCATAAAAATGCCGTCGATACGTCCTATCAGCAAGCGCTGCACGAAATCCAGTACAACGAAAGTCACTTTAATGAAGTGCTTCGCGATACGGCTGACACCCTCATCGCCATTGAAGAAAACAGCATTTTCGTCAACTATCTCAAAAACAAAGGCAGTAAAACCGCCTTAACGGATTTACTGCACGGTTTTGCTCGCGCCCATGAGCGCATCAAGCAGCTACAGGTCATCGACCAAAACGGCCATGAACAGATTCGCATTACCCGGAATACACGGGACTCAGCCCCCTATCTGGTTGAGAGTTACAAACTGTCCAACCTAGCCGAGCGCGATTACTTTATCCGCGCTCGCCAAGATCCCTACTCCATGCTGCATTTCTCCAAACTGGGCTCCAGCAGACAAAACCCAAACGTACAACAGAATGGCGAAATTACGGCAACCGTCCGCGCCACTCTCAGCAGTTATGACGAAGACGGTTTCCACGGCATCGTGACCGTCGAACTGTTCGTTCAGGATCTGCTCAAAAACCTCGTGACATCACCCTTTCTGTATAACGCCATTCTGCTTGACGCACAAAGCTACCCGATCTGTCATTATGAGAAAGAAAACAACTGGGGAGCCTACCAGAATCCGCCGATTAATCTGGCCTCGGAATATCAGCTGACAATAAACCAACTGGCCAAGGTGCCGGTTATCGAACAAAACAACCAGCTGGCGGTTCGCCTTAATTTACCGCTGGAGGAAAATCTCTCTCTGATTGTGCGCATCAAACCGGAATACCTGCAACAGCTGAACAAAGATCACAACCGCAGCTATCTGGTCAGTAGCCTGGTGGCCCTGGCGCTTTTCATCCTTGGCGCCATCATTATTTTCAGACTGATTAAAAGACAGAACCGACAACTTCAGCACCTCAATCAGCAAGTGTTGCTGGCAAGTGAAAGTGCCCGTATCGGCTTCTGGGAATTTTCACCTGCCGAGCAGACCTTCCGCTTTGACAAAACATTGTTAAAGCTCTGGCCTTTTCTGAAAAACAAATCACTCTATTCGCTTGATGAGATTAAACTTTTACCCGCACCTCTGGCTGAGAACCTGCAACAGATCCATCAGGAAATCAACAATCGCCCCCTGCCTTTCAAAGGCCACTTTGAAATTGAGATCCCCTGGAAAAAACGCCATAAGAACTGGCGATTACAATACAAATGTATGCTGGATAAAACCCGGCAGGTCATCTGTACCGGTAGCTGTTATGAAATCACCGAGTTCAAAGACTATGAATCCCAGCTTCTCTCTCAGGAACGTCGCTGGAAAACCGCCCTGCTTGGAAGCGGAGACAGTTATTGGGAATGGGATATCAAAACAGACCGGCTGTATTTTTCGGACCGACTGTGCGCGATACTCGGCTATAAAGAGAATTGCCACCTGCCCGATATGCAGCAATGGCTGAAGTTAATCCATCAAGAAGACCTTGCCAAAAGCCGGAAGCTGCTCGGAGAACTTTTCCAGGGCCAGCGCAATGCCTATCAGAACGAAATCCGGGTCTTAGACAAAAACAATCAATACCGCTGGTTGCTGGATCGCGGGGTTGTACTAAATTACGATCAGAGCGGCAAACCCGAAAAAATGATCGGTACCCACAGCGATATTACTGAGCGCAAAACACATGAGCTGACAGCGCAGCGCCTGACCCACGAGAAGCAGACGCTGTTCAATACCATTGACAGTATCTTGATCACCTGCGACCGTGATGGAATCATCACGCATTTCAACCGTACCGCCGAATTACAACTGTTCTATTTCAGTGACAAGGTGGTCGGCAAACTCAGTCTGTTAATGCTGCTCAACCCGATCGACTTTATCCGTCACGCGCAGAAAATGCACATCGATATCCCGGAAAAAACACTGCCCTTAAGCTTTCAGAGCCTCTATAAAATTATCGAACACCAGCCTGTCCGAGCCTTTACCACGCAATTGAGAACCCGCAATAACAGTACCATACCGGTCATGCTGTCGCTATTCACCAAGCTCGACGAAAATCGCGAGCCCAACGGACTGGTGCTCAACGCAACCGACCTGCGCCCGCAAAAACAACTGCAGGAAAGACACGACGAATTCGAGAACAAATACTACAACCTGTTTGAGCAGTCGCTTGACGGCATCTTGTTGATTGATGCCAAAACGCTCAAATTAATGGAATTCAACCAGACCAGTTGTAAATTGCTCGGATTCAGCCCCGGTGAACTGGCCGAACTCTCTCTTAAGGATATCGATACGGAAGATGCCACCGGTAGCATTCTCAAACAGATTAAAAAACTCGAACACCGCGACGTCGTTTCTTTCGAGAGTGTGCTCGTCAATCGCAGCGGACAAGCTAAAGACGTGCTGATAAAAATCCGTAAAATCCACGGCCAGAATCGCGACCTTCTGTATGCAATCCTCCACGACATCAGCGACTTCAAACAGATCCAAAATCGTCTGGAAGAACAGAGTTCACGCCTGATTCAGGCACAAAGCCTCGGTAAACTGGGAAGCTGGACCTATAACTTCATTTCCAAGAAGCTGAACTGGTCTCTGGAAATGTTCACTATTTTCGAAAAGAACCCACTTACCTTCGAACCGGTCTTCGAAGATCTTATTCAGGACATCCATCCGGATGACCGCCAGCGAGTGCACAACGCTTTTCTGCATGCTAAAGAGGAAAACAGCCTGTTTCAGGTTGAGTACCGGGTTCAAATGAGTGACGGACGCATTAAATACGTTCTGGAGAGAGCAACTTTCTCCAGCGATGAAAACGGCGAAACGATCCTTGCGCAAGGTACCGTGCACGACATCAGTGAAACCAAGCAACTCCAGGAAGAGTTGATTCAAGCTAAAGTCAGCGCGGAAAACGCCAACCGTGCGAAAAGCTTCTTTCTGGCCAATATGTCGCATGAAATCCGCACCCCCTTGAACGGAATTATCGGAATCAACGAGCTTCTGGGCAAAACCCCTCTGAATGAAACACAGCAGGAATATCTGGAAAAATCGACTCGGACCTCCAAAGCGTTGATGAACATCATCAATGACATTCTCGACTATTCTAAAATCGAAGCCGGAAAAATCAGTTTTGAAAGCACTCAATTCAATCTCGGCGAACTGCTTTCCAATCTTGCCGACCTCTTCTCGATCGAAGCCGAACACAAAGGCATCGAGCTGATCTTCCTGATTGACCCGGAAATTCCAAACCAGCTGATCGGTGACCCCTTAAGAATCTCCCAGGTATTGAACAATCTGGTCGGAAACGCTCTGAAATTCACCTCTTCAGGTGAAATTATTATCTCCATGCGCAAGCTGCACAGCCATAACAACCAGGTGGAATTTGAAACTTTGGTAACCGATACCGGTATCGGAATTTCGCCCGAACATCGACACCGCCTGTTCAAGCCTTTCTCTCAGGCGGAAAGTTCCAACACCCGTAAATACGGCGGAACCGGGCTGGGGCTGATTATCAGTAAACAGCTGGTCGAGCAGATGAGAGGTCGCATCTGGCTGGATGAAGACTACCAGAACGGCAGCCGCTTCGGCTTCACTCTGAAACTGGGCTTCAAAAAGAGCAACGAGCACATTGCACCGGCAACCGATTCCGGAGCACCTTTCAGAGTACTGGCCTTAATCGGCCGACACGATGAAGCGGAAAACCTCAGACAGACGCTGAATCTTGCACAGATGCAGACCGACCTCTGTACGAACCTTCCGGAATGCCAGAAAAAAGTGCAGCAGCGTACCTATAATGCTGTCATCCTTGAACTTCAAGGCAAAAGCCTGCAACGTATCGAAGAAGTATTCCCGCTGGATTCTCTGCATTGCCCAATCTATCTTTTGGGCAAACAGGGCCGTCAGGAAGGCCTGCGTAAAGAGTTGAAAGTACGCAAACCGCCGATGACCCGTCTGGTTCTTAAACCTGTCATCGCACACAAAATGCTTGAAATACTGCTCCACCCTGAAGAGATTAAAAACGACTACGAAGATTCCGAACACCCGCTGCATTTCAGCGGCAACGTTTTGCTGGTCGAAGACAACGAAATCAATCTCTTTGTTGCCACCGACTTCCTGAAAGATCTCGGACTCGAAGTCGAACAGGCGAGAAACGGACAAGAGGCGGTCGAGATCGCTTCACAGAAAACCTTTGATCTGATCCTGATGGATTTGCAGATGCCGGTAATGGATGGCTTTCAGGCTGCCGTCAAAATCCGCGAGCGTGATTCGCAGACGCCGATTGTCGCTTTAAGCGCGGCGGTAATGGAAGAAGACATTGACCTGTGCCGCGAATCCGGTATCAACCAGCACCTGAGCAAACCGATCACGCTCAGTAAACTGGAATCCACTCTTGATGAATACCTGCCACGACGCGGGGTAGAAAATGAACAACAGGAGCGACACAATAATCCTTTGAATTCAGAGGAAAAAGCCCCCCTCATTAACTTCACTGAGCTGCAGGAACGCTATCAGAAAACGGAAAAAATTGATTACCTGCTCGGCGAGTTTTTACAATCCTATCAGGACTTTATAGAGAACAACCGGAACTATGACAGCGGCTCGGCAACATTCGACAGGGAAATACACACCTTGAAAGGTGTTAGCTCGGTTGTTTGTCTGGATCGTCTGTTCGAGAGCACTAAAGCCTTCTACCAAGCCAAAACAATCACAGACAAGCAAAACCTGCGTCCAGAGTTGGAAAGCGTCCTGCAGGAAACTCTGCAAGCAATCACATCCGCCCTACCCAGCAAGTCGCCATAA
- the msrA gene encoding peptide-methionine (S)-S-oxide reductase MsrA, with product MNETQNRASIVFGMGCFWGAEKRMSEISGVLDVESGYAGGDSASTSYQEVLSLEKALHMGMSDERNHAEVIKVIYDPRLVDLETLMIHFWQNHDPTQGDRQGNDVGSNYRSVIYYQQENEKALAEITRERYQQALSQNGYGAITTEIAPLKNYNRAEEYHQDYLQKNPHGYCGLGGTGVLYPD from the coding sequence ATGAACGAAACTCAGAACAGAGCTTCAATTGTATTCGGTATGGGGTGTTTCTGGGGCGCGGAAAAGCGCATGAGCGAAATATCCGGTGTCCTTGATGTCGAATCCGGATACGCCGGTGGAGATAGCGCTTCGACCTCTTATCAGGAGGTTCTATCGCTGGAAAAAGCCTTACATATGGGAATGAGCGACGAACGCAACCATGCCGAGGTCATCAAGGTTATCTACGATCCACGACTGGTCGATTTGGAGACATTAATGATCCACTTCTGGCAGAATCACGATCCGACTCAGGGCGACCGTCAGGGAAATGATGTCGGCAGCAATTACCGCAGTGTCATCTACTATCAACAGGAAAACGAAAAGGCCTTAGCGGAAATAACCAGAGAACGTTATCAACAGGCGCTAAGCCAAAACGGTTATGGTGCAATCACGACCGAAATCGCGCCTTTGAAAAACTACAATCGTGCCGAAGAATATCATCAGGATTATCTGCAGAAAAACCCGCACGGTTATTGCGGACTGGGCGGAACAGGCGTACTTTACCCGGACTAA
- a CDS encoding peroxiredoxin — protein MSRLTLLFVFLPLMALLFSPFAAAELKTGEMAPQFSLFDQHQKSVSLQQQRGNWVVLYFYPKNDTPGCTTEACSFRDNINRLIAQQAVILGVSVDSISSHQKFAEKYRLPFSLLADKDAVVAQKYDAVLNLGIVKFAKRHSFIIDPQGRIARIYRNVDPQKHVAQILKDLKQLQKEEGK, from the coding sequence ATGTCTCGTTTAACACTGCTATTTGTCTTCCTTCCTCTTATGGCACTCCTGTTCTCGCCCTTTGCGGCAGCGGAACTTAAAACCGGGGAAATGGCGCCGCAGTTTTCACTGTTTGATCAGCACCAGAAATCGGTTTCTCTGCAACAGCAGCGAGGAAATTGGGTCGTACTGTATTTCTATCCGAAAAACGACACCCCCGGCTGCACCACCGAAGCCTGCAGCTTTCGAGACAATATCAATCGGCTGATTGCCCAACAGGCGGTTATCCTCGGAGTCAGCGTCGACTCGATCAGCAGTCACCAGAAATTTGCCGAAAAATATCGCCTGCCATTCAGTCTGCTTGCCGATAAGGATGCCGTCGTTGCACAAAAATATGACGCGGTTTTGAATCTGGGCATTGTGAAATTCGCCAAACGTCACAGCTTTATTATTGACCCACAGGGGCGAATTGCTCGAATTTACCGGAATGTGGATCCGCAGAAACATGTAGCTCAGATTCTTAAAGACCTCAAACAGCTGCAAAAAGAAGAGGGGAAATAG
- a CDS encoding nuclear transport factor 2 family protein: MVDPIPEWLAAYAQAYENLNQNTLQSDLSPLLCEQIYFEDPFNRIHGKTDTLSLFEHMFATLQAPKFTVLDMAVGQNGTGYLYWRFDFRYRHRTQQFDGMSKVAFDTDGRVRSHIDYWDPAKHVYSQIPILRSLLRFAEQRLALPQKCKTRA; the protein is encoded by the coding sequence ATGGTTGATCCGATACCCGAGTGGTTAGCTGCTTACGCTCAAGCCTATGAAAATCTCAATCAAAACACGCTCCAAAGCGATTTGAGCCCTCTTCTCTGCGAACAGATCTATTTTGAGGATCCGTTTAACCGCATTCATGGCAAAACCGATACCCTAAGCCTTTTCGAACATATGTTCGCGACCCTTCAGGCACCGAAATTCACCGTTCTCGACATGGCCGTCGGACAGAACGGCACTGGCTATCTGTATTGGCGCTTCGACTTCCGATACCGACACAGGACGCAACAGTTTGACGGCATGAGTAAAGTCGCCTTTGACACGGACGGGCGTGTCCGCTCGCATATCGATTACTGGGATCCAGCCAAACACGTATACAGCCAGATCCCGATATTAAGGTCACTTCTGCGCTTTGCCGAACAACGCCTCGCCCTGCCACAAAAATGCAAAACCCGCGCGTGA
- a CDS encoding SDR family NAD(P)-dependent oxidoreductase produces the protein MEQKQNRTVWIVGASQGIGLAVTRQLLDSGFTVVASSRKATQSLELIQLQKRFNSGILHLLDCDITEENLQSYCQQAWELAGGLDYWFYNVGLYQPMTVSEWDWNAFDSMNQSNYLGAVKLMIPLQQLQARHSKPMRWLWNISLAADFGLPYGGGYSAPKAALLNLAESIAPELARQHIKLQVINHGFVKTRLTAKNRFAMPGLMEAEEAACKIVPLFEQNRFELRFPWTLSILLGMLKRLPKSWSLSINKRMLKDG, from the coding sequence ATGGAACAGAAGCAAAACAGAACGGTATGGATCGTCGGCGCTTCGCAAGGCATCGGCCTGGCCGTAACCCGTCAATTACTGGACAGCGGATTCACGGTGGTTGCCTCTTCCAGAAAAGCGACCCAGTCATTAGAGCTTATTCAGCTTCAGAAACGGTTTAACTCTGGAATACTGCATCTTCTGGACTGCGATATCACCGAAGAAAACTTACAAAGCTACTGCCAACAGGCCTGGGAACTGGCCGGAGGTCTCGATTACTGGTTTTACAATGTCGGTCTCTACCAACCGATGACGGTTTCCGAATGGGACTGGAACGCCTTTGATTCGATGAATCAAAGCAACTATCTTGGTGCCGTCAAACTGATGATCCCGCTGCAGCAGCTTCAGGCGCGACACAGTAAACCGATGCGCTGGCTATGGAATATCAGCCTGGCCGCCGATTTCGGCCTGCCCTATGGAGGAGGTTACTCGGCGCCCAAAGCGGCTCTGTTGAATCTTGCCGAATCGATCGCGCCGGAATTAGCCCGGCAGCACATCAAACTTCAAGTAATTAATCACGGCTTCGTCAAAACCCGCTTGACCGCAAAAAACCGTTTTGCTATGCCCGGCCTGATGGAAGCAGAGGAAGCGGCGTGCAAAATCGTGCCGCTATTCGAGCAGAATCGCTTTGAACTGCGTTTTCCGTGGACCTTATCGATACTGCTGGGGATGCTAAAACGTCTGCCAAAAAGCTGGAGCCTGTCTATAAATAAGAGGATGCTAAAAGATGGTTGA
- a CDS encoding NAD(P)/FAD-dependent oxidoreductase: MKSIVMRSGIAPGQSVAVIGSGISGLASAWFLGQRHRVTLFEKDARLGGHTNTCSVQLEGVDQPVDTGFIVYNRPNYPHLNAMFKHLKVPIENTEMSFSVSVDQGRIEYSGNNLNTLFAQRRNLLSVAHWKMLAEILRFNRQAKKDLFNGQLRTLSLESYLLKHHFSLRMRDYYLLPMAAAIWSCPVKTMMAFPAESFLRFFENHGLLNIQDRPQWETVKGGAQNYIDALMHKANFSVAYDSVRGVAKSADGLKVITKNGEAFFDHVVFAAHGDQNWRLFDSTLQQSFSCMQAFKYQQNIAYLHSDPRLMPRRKNAWASWNYLRESCSEERNVAVTYWMNQLQNIPLKTPLLVTLNPLQEPEEHKTFQRIQYEHPVFDQGAMDAQKSLSGLQGVDNCWFVGAYTGYGFHEDGLRSAVDLARRWNVSLPWENRRTEV; this comes from the coding sequence ATGAAATCAATAGTTATGCGAAGCGGTATTGCCCCGGGACAAAGCGTTGCGGTAATTGGTAGCGGGATCAGCGGTTTGGCCAGTGCATGGTTTCTGGGTCAGAGGCATCGGGTCACGCTGTTTGAGAAAGATGCTCGGCTGGGCGGACATACCAACACCTGTTCGGTACAGCTTGAAGGTGTCGACCAGCCGGTGGATACCGGTTTTATCGTTTATAACCGACCGAATTACCCGCATTTGAACGCAATGTTTAAACACCTCAAGGTCCCGATTGAAAATACCGAAATGAGTTTTTCGGTTTCGGTTGATCAGGGGCGAATCGAGTATTCGGGCAATAATCTCAACACGCTTTTTGCTCAACGCAGAAACCTTCTCTCGGTCGCACACTGGAAAATGTTGGCCGAGATTCTGCGTTTCAACCGTCAGGCCAAAAAAGATCTGTTCAACGGCCAGCTTCGCACGCTCAGCCTTGAGAGCTATTTGCTCAAGCATCATTTCAGCCTGCGGATGCGCGACTATTATCTGCTTCCAATGGCTGCGGCAATCTGGTCGTGTCCGGTAAAAACAATGATGGCCTTTCCGGCAGAGAGTTTTTTGCGCTTTTTTGAAAATCATGGCCTGCTCAACATTCAGGATCGCCCACAGTGGGAGACGGTAAAAGGGGGCGCGCAAAACTATATCGATGCCCTGATGCACAAAGCCAATTTTTCCGTAGCTTACGATTCGGTGCGCGGGGTTGCTAAAAGCGCAGATGGCTTGAAGGTCATAACCAAAAACGGTGAGGCGTTTTTCGATCATGTGGTTTTTGCCGCGCATGGGGATCAGAACTGGCGGCTGTTTGACAGCACTCTGCAACAGTCCTTCAGCTGTATGCAGGCCTTTAAGTATCAGCAGAACATCGCATATCTGCACAGTGATCCGCGTCTGATGCCCAGACGTAAAAATGCCTGGGCAAGTTGGAATTATCTGCGTGAAAGCTGCAGTGAGGAGCGTAATGTCGCAGTTACCTACTGGATGAATCAGCTGCAGAATATCCCGCTGAAAACGCCGCTGCTGGTGACGCTGAATCCATTACAGGAACCTGAGGAGCACAAGACTTTTCAGCGCATTCAATATGAACATCCGGTCTTTGACCAAGGGGCGATGGATGCCCAGAAATCTCTGAGTGGACTTCAGGGAGTGGACAATTGCTGGTTTGTCGGCGCCTATACCGGTTACGGATTCCACGAAGACGGTTTGCGCAGTGCGGTGGATTTGGCACGGAGATGGAATGTTTCTCTGCCGTGGGAAAACCGGAGAACGGAAGTATGA
- a CDS encoding DUF1365 domain-containing protein, with product MNMSGYEKRSAVYFGSVMHQRMFPVHYAFQYKVMSLRVEVDRIEEEIGALKGFCKFLSLNRFNLYSLNYKDFGARDGKPWRPWLESLLAEYGVEKAPKRIELVCSPRFLGIVFNPLAVWYAYDEQDRMIAVVGEVSNTFGQWHHYVLSNRGKPLSAQACKVQAKADKAFHVSPFIDMDCEYRFRLKAPGDTFHLGIYQSCRKQPMLVATQAATALPLTRKSLLRAALAMPFNSLKVLTMIHWWALKIWFLGGKFHHTPKKQANVKYSHSEMLLC from the coding sequence ATGAATATGTCTGGATATGAGAAGAGATCGGCCGTGTATTTCGGTTCGGTGATGCATCAGCGGATGTTTCCGGTGCACTATGCCTTTCAGTACAAAGTTATGAGTCTGCGGGTCGAGGTTGACCGGATTGAAGAAGAGATTGGAGCGCTGAAAGGATTCTGCAAATTTCTTTCGCTGAATCGCTTCAATCTATATAGCCTGAATTACAAGGATTTTGGCGCACGTGACGGAAAACCGTGGCGACCATGGTTGGAGAGCCTTTTGGCTGAATACGGGGTCGAGAAGGCGCCGAAGCGTATTGAACTGGTCTGCTCGCCGCGTTTTCTGGGAATTGTCTTCAATCCGCTGGCGGTGTGGTATGCCTATGACGAGCAGGACCGAATGATCGCGGTTGTCGGTGAAGTGAGCAATACCTTCGGTCAATGGCATCACTATGTATTAAGTAACCGTGGCAAGCCTTTATCTGCACAGGCTTGTAAGGTGCAAGCCAAAGCGGATAAGGCTTTTCACGTTTCCCCGTTTATTGATATGGACTGTGAATACCGGTTTCGCCTGAAAGCGCCCGGAGATACCTTTCACTTGGGTATTTACCAGAGCTGTCGGAAGCAGCCGATGTTGGTGGCGACTCAAGCAGCTACCGCTTTGCCTTTGACGCGTAAATCTCTATTACGGGCCGCTTTAGCGATGCCGTTTAACAGCCTCAAGGTGTTGACCATGATCCACTGGTGGGCCTTAAAGATCTGGTTTTTGGGCGGTAAATTTCACCATACCCCTAAGAAGCAGGCGAACGTTAAATATTCACACTCGGAGATGCTGTTATGTTGA
- a CDS encoding SAM-dependent methyltransferase: MLKNFTTGRSLLGSVCERFIAPSWVQNMLLKLPFDQLQYGSLTLTFDDQRSRRYEGNQPGPHAELIVVRPLRAYWLLKTQGDLGLAQAYFESAVETTSLYRLLKLAHLNAEQFDALLNNRWGHWRHLWRHRKRHNSLANSRRNVSYHYDLGNDFYALWLDSTMTYSSGIFQGDTFSLQQAQVVKNQRILNELGIVGGEHVLEVGCGWGSFMQCALQRGASIKGLTLSAEQQKYALQRLKEFPRERYEVALQDYRHENRQYDHVVSIEMFEAVGKDYWDSYFTMLKQRLKKDGKALLQIITIAEEKAETYQSGVDFIQAYIFPGGLLPSVTQIETLSDAYGFKIINRLDFGTDYATTCQLWKQRFNHHGDQLQQMGYDKTFQRIWNYYLDYCTIGFESGQVSVCQFTLAHS; this comes from the coding sequence ATGTTGAAAAATTTCACCACCGGTCGATCTTTATTGGGTAGCGTCTGCGAGCGTTTCATTGCCCCTTCATGGGTTCAGAATATGCTTTTGAAGCTGCCTTTCGATCAATTGCAATACGGCAGTTTGACATTAACTTTCGATGATCAACGAAGCCGTCGTTATGAAGGTAACCAGCCCGGCCCGCATGCCGAACTGATTGTCGTTCGTCCTTTGCGAGCCTATTGGCTGCTCAAAACGCAGGGGGATTTGGGGTTAGCTCAGGCATACTTCGAGAGTGCCGTCGAGACGACGTCGCTATACCGTCTCTTGAAACTGGCGCATCTTAATGCCGAGCAATTCGATGCTCTGTTGAACAACCGATGGGGTCATTGGCGGCACCTGTGGCGACACCGAAAACGGCATAATTCTCTGGCGAACAGTCGTCGAAATGTGTCCTATCACTACGATCTGGGAAATGACTTTTATGCGCTTTGGCTGGATTCGACTATGACCTACTCAAGCGGTATTTTCCAAGGCGATACTTTCTCTTTGCAGCAGGCTCAGGTGGTTAAAAACCAGCGTATTCTGAATGAACTCGGAATTGTCGGCGGTGAGCACGTTCTGGAGGTTGGTTGCGGTTGGGGTAGCTTTATGCAGTGTGCCTTGCAAAGAGGGGCTAGCATCAAGGGATTGACGTTGTCGGCAGAGCAGCAAAAATATGCTTTGCAGCGCCTTAAAGAATTTCCGCGTGAGCGTTACGAGGTGGCTCTGCAAGACTATCGTCACGAAAACCGACAGTATGATCATGTCGTTTCGATTGAGATGTTTGAGGCTGTCGGGAAAGATTACTGGGACAGTTATTTTACAATGCTGAAACAACGGTTGAAAAAAGACGGCAAAGCGCTGCTGCAGATTATTACGATTGCCGAGGAAAAAGCCGAAACTTATCAGTCGGGAGTGGATTTTATTCAGGCGTACATCTTCCCAGGAGGTTTGCTGCCGAGTGTTACTCAGATTGAAACGCTGAGCGATGCGTACGGTTTTAAGATCATAAATCGTCTCGACTTCGGTACAGATTACGCGACCACCTGCCAGCTGTGGAAACAGCGCTTTAATCACCATGGGGATCAGTTGCAACAAATGGGGTATGACAAGACGTTTCAGCGGATATGGAATTACTATCTGGATTACTGCACGATCGGGTTTGAGAGCGGACAGGTTTCGGTGTGCCAGTTTACGCTGGCGCATTCCTGA